One Longimicrobium sp. genomic window carries:
- the ruvC gene encoding crossover junction endodeoxyribonuclease RuvC, translated as MQPLRPLQPEVSLVMGVDPGTAVTGYGVVARTRDGAVSLVECGVIRTAPKAALPMRLRDIYEGLSEVIARHSPAVLAVEGVFYSKNVRTSVVLGHARGAVLLAAALRDVQVAEYPPAEVKSAVAGTGAATKEQVGYMVQRLLRLTAPPKPHDASDGVAVALCHCFRGFGPGAKTPMNLKLRLFDQGAK; from the coding sequence GTGCAGCCGCTCCGTCCGTTGCAGCCGGAGGTGTCGCTGGTGATGGGGGTAGACCCCGGCACCGCGGTCACCGGCTACGGCGTCGTCGCCCGCACGCGCGACGGCGCCGTGTCGCTGGTGGAGTGCGGGGTGATCCGCACCGCCCCCAAGGCCGCTCTCCCCATGCGGCTCCGCGACATCTACGAAGGGCTCTCCGAGGTCATCGCCCGCCACTCGCCGGCCGTGCTGGCGGTGGAGGGCGTCTTCTATTCCAAGAACGTGCGCACCTCCGTCGTCCTGGGCCACGCGCGCGGGGCGGTGCTCCTTGCCGCCGCGCTGCGCGACGTCCAGGTGGCCGAGTATCCGCCCGCCGAGGTCAAGAGCGCCGTCGCCGGGACCGGCGCGGCCACCAAGGAGCAGGTGGGATACATGGTGCAGCGCCTCCTTCGCCTCACCGCCCCCCCCAAGCCGCACGACGCGTCGGACGGCGTGGCGGTGGCGCTCTGCCACTGCTTCCGCGGCTTCGGGCCCGGCGCCAAGACACCGATGAACCTGAAGCTGCGCCTGTTCGACCAGGGGGCGAAGTGA
- a CDS encoding YebC/PmpR family DNA-binding transcriptional regulator, whose product MAGHSKWKQIKHKKAITDNKRAAAWTKLIREITVAAKAGGGDPSGNPRLRLAIDTAKAANMPNENIDRAVKKGTGELEGVSYEEVTYEAYGPAGVAIMVDTLTDNANRTVADLRKWLSRNGGNLGTTGSVAWMFDRRGQIHIDSEKYDEEKVMEAALEAGAMDVQVEEGGFTVLTEVSDFHAVQDALREQGIVWEEAELAMVPKTEVKVEGPDADKLVKLLDLIEDMDDVQKVYSNADVDVDSLAEV is encoded by the coding sequence ATGGCCGGGCATAGCAAGTGGAAGCAGATCAAGCACAAGAAGGCGATCACCGACAACAAGCGCGCGGCCGCCTGGACCAAGCTGATCCGCGAGATCACCGTGGCGGCCAAGGCCGGCGGCGGCGACCCGTCCGGTAACCCGCGCCTGCGCCTCGCCATCGACACGGCCAAGGCCGCCAACATGCCCAACGAGAACATCGACCGCGCCGTCAAAAAGGGCACGGGCGAGCTCGAGGGCGTGTCGTACGAGGAGGTGACGTACGAGGCGTACGGCCCCGCCGGCGTCGCCATCATGGTGGACACGCTCACGGACAACGCCAACCGCACGGTGGCCGACCTTCGCAAGTGGCTCTCGCGCAACGGCGGCAACCTCGGTACCACGGGCTCGGTGGCGTGGATGTTCGATCGCCGCGGCCAGATCCACATCGACTCCGAGAAGTACGACGAGGAGAAGGTGATGGAGGCCGCGCTCGAGGCCGGCGCCATGGACGTGCAGGTGGAGGAAGGCGGCTTCACCGTGCTCACCGAGGTCTCCGACTTCCACGCCGTGCAGGACGCGCTGCGCGAGCAGGGGATCGTGTGGGAGGAGGCCGAGCTGGCGATGGTCCCCAAGACCGAGGTCAAGGTCGAGGGCCCGGACGCGGACAAGCTCGTCAAGCTGCTGGACCTGATCGAGGACATGGACGACGTCCAAAAGGTGTACAGCAACGCCGACGTGGATGTCGACAGCCTCGCCGAGGTCTGA
- a CDS encoding YciI family protein has translation MILILLRYVKPIDEVEAHTAAHRAYLDGLYREGKLIFSGPREPRTGGVILTTLDSEVEATKMICDDPYFENGIAEFEIVRFNPVKSDPRFAAFLPQAAGV, from the coding sequence ATGATCCTGATCCTACTCCGCTACGTGAAGCCGATCGACGAAGTAGAAGCCCACACCGCCGCCCATCGCGCGTACCTGGACGGGCTGTACCGTGAAGGGAAGCTGATCTTCTCCGGCCCGCGCGAGCCGCGCACGGGCGGCGTCATCCTCACCACGCTCGACAGCGAGGTGGAGGCCACCAAGATGATCTGCGACGACCCCTACTTCGAGAACGGCATCGCCGAGTTCGAGATCGTACGGTTCAATCCGGTGAAGAGCGATCCGAGGTTTGCGGCGTTTTTGCCGCAGGCGGCGGGGGTGTAG
- a CDS encoding 3'(2'),5'-bisphosphate nucleotidase CysQ: MHLSDLQSDLDLALRAARAAAEVIRPAFRAKMEVRYKDPDQPVTDADVEADRVIREVLNGDRPEYGWLSEETADSPERLERERLWVVDPIDGTNSFVQGIAEFAVSIGLVEGDRAVLGVVCNPVTGEVYHAIEGGGAWLNGVPVRVSPRVGMPRVLCSRSELRRGELGGFAESCTVHPLGSTAYKMVKVADGTGDAFVSFGPKHEWDVCGAEVIVREAGGRVTGLDGEPFRYNQPNPSWRGVAASNGRVHQAVLAAAGVR; this comes from the coding sequence ATGCATCTCAGTGATCTGCAGTCCGACCTCGATCTCGCCCTCCGCGCCGCGCGGGCGGCGGCCGAGGTGATTCGCCCCGCGTTCCGCGCGAAAATGGAGGTGCGCTACAAGGACCCCGACCAGCCCGTCACCGATGCTGACGTGGAGGCGGACCGCGTGATCCGCGAGGTGCTGAATGGCGACCGGCCGGAGTACGGGTGGCTCTCAGAGGAGACCGCCGACTCCCCCGAGCGGCTGGAACGGGAGCGGCTCTGGGTGGTGGACCCCATCGACGGCACCAACTCCTTCGTGCAGGGGATCGCCGAATTCGCCGTCAGCATCGGGCTGGTGGAGGGGGATCGCGCGGTGCTGGGCGTGGTGTGCAATCCCGTCACCGGCGAGGTGTACCACGCCATCGAGGGCGGCGGCGCGTGGCTGAACGGCGTGCCCGTCCGCGTCTCGCCGCGGGTGGGTATGCCGCGCGTCCTCTGCTCGCGGTCCGAGCTGCGGCGCGGGGAGCTGGGCGGGTTCGCGGAGAGCTGCACGGTTCATCCGCTGGGGAGCACCGCGTACAAGATGGTCAAGGTGGCCGACGGCACGGGCGACGCGTTCGTCTCCTTTGGCCCCAAGCACGAGTGGGACGTGTGCGGCGCGGAGGTGATCGTGCGCGAGGCGGGCGGGCGCGTCACGGGGCTGGACGGCGAGCCCTTTCGCTACAACCAGCCGAACCCGTCGTGGCGCGGCGTGGCGGCCAGCAACGGGCGGGTGCACCAGGCAGTGCTCGCGGCGGCCGGGGTGCGGTAG
- a CDS encoding S8 family peptidase, which yields MHRSTVAMLGVLTVALAACSDRTPVAPIAGPAPSASVAPAGAPIKDQYIVILKKGASARSAARAVGATPSFVYQAALNGFAAKLNAAQLNALRNNPQVELIEQDGVVQATATQYSAPWGLDRIDQRSRPLDGNYTYNRTGAGVTLYVLDSGIRTTHSDFGGRATVGYDAIGDGWNGQDCNGHGTHVAGTAGGSTYGAAKGVSLVSVRVLDCNASGTWSGVIAGVDWVTANRTTWSVANMSLGGGANSALDQAVQNSINAGVTYVVAAGNNGANACNYSPARVTAALTVGSINSSDTRASTSNYGVCLDLFAPGVSITSAWSTGDYATNTISGTSMASPHVAGAAAMYLEYNPGALPVDVAYAINDMSSKNYVSSPGSNSPNRLLYMGFITGGTTTPPGGGAPVVSVTCDEGSGYCWASASGGTGAGYSFEWTRASEASDANGFSDAYVICGTIARIITVSATVTDSGGATGTGSTSYYCPGSGGELP from the coding sequence ATGCACCGCAGTACCGTAGCTATGCTTGGAGTCCTGACCGTGGCCCTCGCCGCCTGTTCGGACCGGACCCCGGTCGCGCCGATCGCCGGACCGGCACCGAGCGCGTCCGTCGCACCGGCGGGAGCGCCGATCAAGGACCAGTACATCGTCATCCTCAAAAAGGGAGCGTCTGCCCGCTCCGCGGCACGAGCCGTGGGCGCCACGCCGAGCTTCGTGTACCAGGCCGCGCTCAACGGCTTCGCCGCCAAGTTGAACGCGGCGCAGCTCAACGCGCTCCGCAACAACCCGCAGGTGGAGCTCATCGAGCAGGACGGCGTGGTGCAGGCCACCGCCACGCAGTACAGCGCGCCGTGGGGGCTCGACCGCATCGACCAGCGCAGCCGTCCGCTGGACGGCAACTACACGTACAACCGCACCGGGGCGGGGGTGACGCTGTACGTGCTGGATTCAGGGATCCGCACCACGCACTCCGATTTTGGCGGGCGCGCCACGGTGGGTTACGACGCCATCGGCGACGGATGGAATGGGCAGGATTGCAACGGGCACGGCACGCACGTGGCCGGCACCGCGGGCGGAAGCACGTACGGCGCGGCCAAGGGCGTGAGCCTGGTATCAGTGCGCGTGCTGGACTGCAATGCGTCGGGTACCTGGAGCGGCGTGATCGCCGGCGTAGACTGGGTGACCGCCAACCGCACCACGTGGTCCGTGGCCAACATGAGCCTGGGCGGCGGCGCCAACAGCGCGCTCGACCAGGCGGTGCAGAACTCCATCAACGCGGGTGTCACCTACGTGGTAGCCGCGGGGAACAACGGCGCCAACGCTTGCAACTACTCGCCGGCGCGCGTCACGGCGGCGCTCACCGTTGGCTCGATCAACTCGTCCGATACGCGAGCCTCGACGTCCAACTACGGAGTCTGCCTGGACCTCTTCGCGCCGGGCGTCAGCATCACCTCCGCCTGGAGCACGGGCGACTATGCCACCAATACGATCAGCGGCACCTCCATGGCTTCGCCGCACGTGGCGGGCGCGGCCGCGATGTACCTGGAGTACAACCCGGGCGCCCTGCCGGTGGACGTGGCGTACGCCATCAACGACATGTCGTCCAAGAACTACGTATCGAGCCCCGGCTCCAACTCGCCGAACCGGCTACTGTACATGGGCTTCATCACCGGCGGGACCACGACGCCTCCGGGTGGCGGTGCGCCGGTCGTTTCGGTCACGTGCGACGAGGGCAGCGGGTACTGCTGGGCCAGCGCTTCCGGCGGCACCGGCGCCGGGTACAGCTTCGAGTGGACGCGCGCAAGCGAGGCGAGCGACGCCAACGGATTCAGCGACGCCTACGTCATCTGCGGCACGATCGCGAGGATCATCACCGTGTCGGCCACGGTCACGGACAGCGGCGGTGCGACCGGCACCGGCTCCACGTCGTATTACTGCCCCGGCAGCGGCGGCGAACTCCCCTGA